A genomic region of Metopolophium dirhodum isolate CAU chromosome 1, ASM1992520v1, whole genome shotgun sequence contains the following coding sequences:
- the LOC132941058 gene encoding uncharacterized protein LOC132941058 has protein sequence MPKSTAEQWLGIADRFYQSTNFPNCLGAIDGKLIRCRNPINSGSYYFNYKKFFSIILMAVVDANLSFICIDFGAYGRESDSTVFKQSTFESSPLPYVFLADEAFGLHTNLLRPYPGRGLNDKRRVFKYRLSRARRTVECAFGVLSNKWRVLHTPLLVEPDLADEIIKAYCILHNYVRQRDGASYEDMESNLLADDLEIRGAPARAHGIEVRNAYAD, from the exons ATGCCAAAATCTACAGCTGAACAATGGCTTGGAATAGCTGATAGATTTTATCAAAGTACAAATTTTCCAAATTGCTTGGGTGCGATAGACGGCAAACTCATACGATGTAGAAATCCCATAAACTCTGgctcatattattttaactacaaaaaatttttttctattatattgaTGGCTGTAGTTGATGCTAATCtcagttttatttgtattgattttGGAGCTTACGGTAGGGAATCAGATTCTACTGTATTTAAACAAAGCACATTTG AAAGTTCTCCATTACCATATGTGTTTTTGGCTGATGAGGCTtttggtttgcatacaaatttgttgagacCATATCCTGGGCGAGGTTTAAATGATAAGCGGCGTGTTTTTAAGTACAGGCTCTCAAGAGCACGAAGGACGGTCGAGTGTGCATTTGGAGTATTATCCAACAAATGGAGAGTATTACATACTCCTTTATTAGTAGAACCAGATTTGGCCGATGAAATAATAAAAGCTTATTGCATTTTACACAATTATGTTCGCCAAAGGGACGGAGCTAGTTATGAAGATATGGAGTCAAATCTGTTGGCCGATGACTTAGAAATTCGAGGAGCTCCAGCAAGAGCACATGGGATAGAGGTTAGAAACGCATATGCTGATTAA
- the LOC132933605 gene encoding uncharacterized protein LOC132933605 has translation MSHTVNSNTKHHVNNDVESNSSKPVQSTQEKQNRHSATNQYALEVTEETTSSTRSCTQSNGTRSSAQRNYNIPNIDGFDFGESSSQSNNIDSRSYMSHYVHRTLSGLTAEAWAQYKTRYPINTSHHFQKTHPNLIEYTQVCPRWYRIVSIDVNAAESNESFSTPQPRKVQRTTNGRRNTAGITNSQSDVEWYRRVNRDVIESQKSALTLRSERLEHRIESQQPTPPSSSFQADSNDSHPESSVNNNHRSDSLTEPIASNTQSNENVRYQSDNFIPPALHCQLQNLNTNQSPAASTFSNPEHGAAQDMTFVPSSNVTNNSNRAQVLIDLDDIATNTEDQPNSSFEVNRSLVTHGIEVIPTHPPTNSTVINEPETLEVVIRSRNNADYKFVISNPAIIRMHKVLQRRILSSDNTSSSANNSILYQQVNHYMQVLRSTILSTDSNSSSISSLMSASVPRSLTIDQSSYSLLENTSEMPPVIIIDRIQNGCVIKELTNCAICLEDDNGNVLLEPCNHYNMCGTCMERLTTWICPICRSHITNIIVYV, from the exons ATGTCTCATACTGTAAATTCTAACACTAAACATCATGTAAACAATGATGTGGAATCAAATTCATCTAAACCAGTCCAATCCACTCAAGAAAAGCAAAATAGACATTCAGCCACTAATCAATATGCACTTGAAGTTACTGAAGAAACTACCTCTTCAACTCGTTCTTGTACACAAAGTAATGGTACTAGATCTAGTGCACAGAGGaattacaatatacctaatatagatgGATTTGACTTTGGTGAATCTAGTTCACAAAGCAATAATATTGATTCTAGGTCATATATGTCACACTATGTACATAGAACATTATCTGGACTAACAGCTGAAGCATGGGCTCAATATAAGACTAGATATCCCATTAATACTAgtcatcattttcaaaaaacacaTCCAAACTTAATAGAATACACTCAGGTATGTCCACGCTGGTATCGTATAGTTTCAATTGATGTCAATGCAGCTGAATCAAATGAATCATTCTCCACTCCTCAACCTCGAAAGGTTCAACGTACAACAAACGGTCGTCGCAATACTGCAGGTATAACTAATTCTCAATCTGATGTGGAATGGTATCGTAGGGTGAATCGTGATGTTATTGAATCACAGAAATCAGCCTTGACATTGCGATCCGAAAGGCTGGAACATAGGATTGAAAGTCAACAACCGACACCACCTTCATCGTCTTTTCAAGCTGATTCCAACGATTCTCATCCAGAGAGTTCAGTGAATAATAATCATCGTTCTGATTCACTAACTGAACCGATTGCCTCAAATACTCAGTCTAACGAGAATGTAAGATACCAATCTGACAATTTTATTCCTCCAGCCTTACATTGTCAACTTCAAAACTTAAACACTAATCAGTCACCAGCTGCATCAACTTTCTCAAATCCTGAACATGGTGCTGCTCAAGATATGACATTTGTTCCTTCTTCAAATGTAACTAATAATTCAAATCGTGCCCAAGTATTGATAGACCTTGATGACATTGCTACTAATACAGAAGATCAACCTAATTCTTCTTTTGAAGTCAACCGTAGTTTAGTTACCCATGGAATTGAAGTTATTCCAACACATCCTCCAACCAATTCAACAGTAATCAATGAACCTGAAACACTTGAAGTTGTTATTCGTTCAAGGAACAATGCtgattataaatttgttatctCAAATCCTGCTATTATCCGAATGCATAAGGTTTTGCAAAGACGTATTTTGAGTTCAGACAATACAAGTTCTTCTgcaaataattcaattttgtatCAACAAGTCAATCATTACATGCAAGTCTTAAGAAGTACTATATTATCAACAGACTCCAATTCTTCAAGTATTTCATCACTTATGAGTGCATCAGTTCCGCGGTCACTCACTATTGATCAATCTTCTTATTCCCTACTTGAAAATACATCTGAAATGCCACCAGTAATTATAATTGACCGCATACAAAAtg GTTGTGTCATTAAAGAATTAACAAACTGTGCTATATGTTTGGAAGATGACAATGGTAATGTTTTATTAGAGCCATGTAATCATTACAATATGTGTGGGACTTGCATGGAAAGACTGACTACATGGATTTGTCCAATTTGTAGAAGCCATAtcacaaatataatagtttatgtttaa